CCGCCATGCCCGCGAGCAAGCGGCCGAGGTTGTAAGGATGGGCCGCGTCCGCGTCCTTCTCGACGTCGATGGCGGAAGCGATCTTGAGGGGGTCGATCTGCCGTGGCAGGGGCAACTGGACGATCATGCCGTGCCAGAGGGGGTCCTCGTTGAGGCCGCGGACAAGGGCGAGCAGGTCGTCCTCGGTCGTCCAGTCTGGGAGCCGAAAGGTCTCGGAACGCATCCCGATCTCGTTGCACGCCTGTGCTTTGCTGCGCACATAGGAGACGGAGGCAGGGTCGTCTCCGACGATGACGAAGGCGAGCCCGGGGTCGATGCCGCGGGCCCTGAGCGCGGCGACACGGCGCTTCAGGTCCTCGCGTATCTCCCGTGAGACTGCCGTACCGTCGATGAGCCGCGCGCTCACGGCCCTAGCATAGCGGCATCGCCGGCCCCGGTCGCGGCTCGGAAGCGCGCTCGGCTAGAATCGCCTCGATGTCCTCATTCTGCGCCGGGATCGACGCAATCGAACTGTCGCGAGTCCAGAAGACTCTGGCGCGTCACCCCGAGCGCTTCCTGAGGAGGGTTTACACGGAGCTCGAGATCGCCTACTGCCGGGGACGGCTGCGGGAGCTGGCCGTGCGCTTTGCCGCGAAGGAGGCGACGATGAAGGCGCTGGGGACCGGCGTGCGCGGCGTGGGCTGGCGGGACATCGAAGTGCTGGCCGACCGCCGAGGGAAACCTCTGCTCTACCTGCACGGGCGAGCCGCCGCCCGGGCGAAGGAAATCGGCATGGGGCAGCCCGAGGTCAGCCTCACTCACAGCGACGAGCTAGCGCTGGCTTTCGTCGTCGCCCCGCGGGAGGGCCCACCAATCGATTACGCCGACGCGCGCGCGGCGGTAATCGAGCGGCTCAAACGCCGCGGCGCGCTGCGCGAGGACTTTCGTGAACCGACATGACGGCGGCGGGTACGCTGCCCTGATGGAGGCAAGGCCTTGAAGCTTGTGACAGCCGCCGAGATGCGCATGCTGGAGGAACAGGCCGCTGCCGCCGGCAAGCCTGCATCCGTCCTCATGGAGAACGCCGGCCTTGCGGTCGCGAATGCCGTCCGCGAGCACATCGGGGGCGCGAGGGCGCGCCGCATCGTCGTCCTCATCGGCCCGGGGAACAACGGCGGCGATGGACTTGTCGCCGCGCGTCACCTGTACGAGTTCGGCGAGGACGTCTTCGTATACCTGCTGGCGCCTCGACGCCAGCCCGACCCCAATCTCGATGCCCTCCGTGGCCTTGGCGTCGAGATCGTGGACGCCCGCGAGCCCGGAGCCCAGGCGCGCTTCGACGAGGCGCTGAGCCGGGCCGACCTGATCATCGACGCTGTCCTGGGCAGCGGCAGGTTGCGCCCCCTGGAGGGAGAGATCGCGGCGACGTTCGAGCGCCTGAAGGCGCGCCGGGCGCCACTCTTCTCGATTGACCTTCCTACGGGCGTGGACGCCGACTCCGGCACGGTCGACCCGCACGCCGCCGGCGCGGACGTCACTTTCGCGCTGGGCTTTTCGAAGGTCGGCATTCACACGCTCCCGGGGTCGAGCTATGCCGGCGTGGTGGAGGTCCTCGACATTGGGCTCGAGCCGGGCGCTGGCGACCTCCTGAGCATCGAGCTCCTGACGCGCGAATGGGCCCAGGCGCACCTGCCGCCCCGGCCCGCCAGCTCGAACAAGGGCACGTTCGGCCGGGTGATGGTGGTGGCCGGCTCGCGCCAGTTCATCGGCGCCGCTTCCCTGTGCTGCCTTGGCGCCCTGCGCGCCGGCGCCGGCCTCGTGACGCTGGCGGCGATTGACGACGTCCGGGCGGCGACCGCGTCGCGCCTGCCTGAGGTGACCTACCTGCCCCTTCCCGAAGATGAGGGCTCAATCGCCGAGCAGGCCGGCAGCGTCATCGCGCGCGAAATGGGGCGATACAGCGCCCTGATCATCGGGCCGGGCCTGGGTCAAGAGCCGGGGACGGCTGCCCTGGTCCGCGGCCTGCTGGCCCTGCCCGAGATCGCCAGCATTCCGGTAGTGGTCGACGCCGACGCCCTCAACGCCCTCGCGCGCTGGAAGGGCTGGGAGCGCGAGATAAGGTGCAAGGCGGTGCTAACGCCCCATCCCGGCGAGCTCTCGCGCCTGACCGGCGAGAGTGTGCCGGACCTGCAGGGTGAGCGCCTGGAGGCCGCGCGCCGCTACGCGAAGGCCTGGGACCAGACGCTGGTGCTGAAGGGCGCCCACACGATCATCTCCAACGAGACCGGCTACGCGCTGGTGAGCCCCTTCGCCACTGCTTCCCTCGCGGCGGCCGGGACCGGGGACGTGCTCGCGGGCGTCATCGCCGGCCTGATTGCCCAGGGGCTGCAGGCCTGGGACGCGGCGGCGCTGGGGGTCTATCTCCATGGCGCCGCGGCAGAGTGGTTCCGGGGCGACTACGGCGAGTCCGGCCTCCTGGCGAGCGAGCTATCGACTGGCGTCGCGCGTGTCGCGGCAGAGCTGCGGCGTTCGGCCGCGGAGTCCTGGCGGCCCGGGGGCGCGCGCGCCGAATGAGACAGAAACGAGAGGACAGGCCGGAGGTCAGGGGCGGCCAAATTGCCGCTGTCTTCTGGCCTGTGCTCTCTATCCTGGCTTGCTGTCCTGGCGGAGGGACTGGGATTCGAACCCAGGATCCCGGTTTCCCGGGATAACCGCTTAGCAGGCGGCCGCACTAGACCACTATGCGATCCCTCCGCGGCTCAACCATTGTACCTGCGCCCCGGGGGCGCCCTCAAGGCGTGAAGCTCCTCACAGATTCGATTTCAGGTTCAGGTTGACGCCATTATCGCTTGACAGGCGAATCTGAGCAGTTATCATGCAGGGCGGATAAGCAAGCGAATAAATGGTTATGTGCCTAATCGCATGCAGGATTCGGCCCATGCCCGCCAGAAAGGAGCTCCTGAATGCAGGCCTACTGTCTGAAGTGCCGCACTCAAAGGGAAATGAAGGACGCCAGACCGGTGACCATGAAGAACGGTAAGGCGGCCACCCAGGGCACCTGCCCCGTCTGCGGTACGAAGATGTACCGCATCGGCAAGGGTTAGCGGCTAGCCCCTTCAGGCGAGTTAACCGGCCCGGCCGCCGGGCCGGTCCC
This genomic window from Dehalococcoidia bacterium contains:
- a CDS encoding tetrahydrofolate dehydrogenase/cyclohydrolase catalytic domain-containing protein, coding for MSARLIDGTAVSREIREDLKRRVAALRARGIDPGLAFVIVGDDPASVSYVRSKAQACNEIGMRSETFRLPDWTTEDDLLALVRGLNEDPLWHGMIVQLPLPRQIDPLKIASAIDVEKDADAAHPYNLGRLLAGMA
- the acpS gene encoding holo-ACP synthase — its product is MSSFCAGIDAIELSRVQKTLARHPERFLRRVYTELEIAYCRGRLRELAVRFAAKEATMKALGTGVRGVGWRDIEVLADRRGKPLLYLHGRAAARAKEIGMGQPEVSLTHSDELALAFVVAPREGPPIDYADARAAVIERLKRRGALREDFREPT
- a CDS encoding NAD(P)H-hydrate dehydratase, whose product is MTAAEMRMLEEQAAAAGKPASVLMENAGLAVANAVREHIGGARARRIVVLIGPGNNGGDGLVAARHLYEFGEDVFVYLLAPRRQPDPNLDALRGLGVEIVDAREPGAQARFDEALSRADLIIDAVLGSGRLRPLEGEIAATFERLKARRAPLFSIDLPTGVDADSGTVDPHAAGADVTFALGFSKVGIHTLPGSSYAGVVEVLDIGLEPGAGDLLSIELLTREWAQAHLPPRPASSNKGTFGRVMVVAGSRQFIGAASLCCLGALRAGAGLVTLAAIDDVRAATASRLPEVTYLPLPEDEGSIAEQAGSVIAREMGRYSALIIGPGLGQEPGTAALVRGLLALPEIASIPVVVDADALNALARWKGWEREIRCKAVLTPHPGELSRLTGESVPDLQGERLEAARRYAKAWDQTLVLKGAHTIISNETGYALVSPFATASLAAAGTGDVLAGVIAGLIAQGLQAWDAAALGVYLHGAAAEWFRGDYGESGLLASELSTGVARVAAELRRSAAESWRPGGARAE
- a CDS encoding DUF5679 domain-containing protein, translated to MQAYCLKCRTQREMKDARPVTMKNGKAATQGTCPVCGTKMYRIGKG